The following proteins are co-located in the Thermoanaerobaculia bacterium genome:
- the bamD gene encoding outer membrane protein assembly factor BamD, protein MKRLGAILGVVAFLAACAGTKKPDKITKDLLAQPKEVLFEKGKTLLAKKKLEDARKYLNFVFESYPNDPLGQKALLLVADSYFQQRGSTGFLEARYRYRDFVTRYPSAPDRDFALYRYALCYDKEHETPDRDQTNTREAISQYETLLRESPGSAYASDAKKRVGSLKDVLAEHEFGVGYFYLRKGDPSAALGRFRWAGERYPDYSAKDKLLFYTAVALDRLGQRDEASKLYASVTTDYPGSPWAVRVKKEHRSSVDKAPEKS, encoded by the coding sequence CTCGGCGCGATCCTCGGGGTCGTCGCGTTTCTCGCCGCGTGCGCGGGAACGAAGAAGCCGGACAAGATCACGAAGGATCTGCTGGCGCAGCCCAAGGAGGTTCTCTTCGAGAAGGGGAAGACCCTCCTCGCGAAGAAGAAGCTCGAGGACGCCCGCAAGTACCTGAATTTCGTCTTCGAGAGCTATCCGAACGACCCCCTCGGCCAGAAGGCCCTTCTCCTGGTCGCGGATTCCTACTTTCAGCAGCGGGGCTCGACCGGCTTCCTCGAAGCGCGCTACCGGTACCGCGATTTCGTGACCCGGTATCCGAGCGCCCCCGACCGAGATTTCGCGCTCTATCGCTACGCGCTCTGCTACGACAAGGAGCACGAGACGCCGGATCGCGACCAGACGAACACCCGGGAGGCGATCAGCCAGTACGAGACCCTTCTCCGGGAATCGCCCGGATCGGCGTACGCCTCCGACGCGAAGAAGCGGGTCGGGTCCCTGAAGGACGTTCTCGCCGAGCACGAGTTCGGCGTCGGCTACTTCTATCTCCGGAAAGGGGACCCGAGCGCGGCCCTGGGACGGTTCCGGTGGGCCGGAGAGCGCTACCCCGACTATTCCGCGAAGGACAAGCTCCTCTTCTACACGGCGGTCGCCCTCGACCGCCTCGGCCAGCGGGACGAAGCGTCGAAGCTCTACGCCTCCGTGACGACGGATTATCCGGGGAGCCCGTGGGCCGTCCGGGTCAAAAAAGAGCACCGCAGCTCGGTTGACAAGGCTCCCGAAAAAAGCTAA